Proteins encoded together in one Pyramidobacter piscolens W5455 window:
- a CDS encoding PhoH family protein: protein MQLECPDPALLMRICGQGDENLEFLESKQNVRVLRRGELITVAGDEEKDVRQAHALLLQIRDAAQDGHQFRPQDFRYVLETLRKNGHVDVASLYSELLCITYRGKPVRPRTVRQLEYVKAMERNTVIFGIGPAGTGKTYLAVCQAVNQLKNGSVSRVILVRPAVEAGESLGFLPGDLREKVEPYLRPLYDAFFELLSPEKFARYADKGIIEIAPLAYMRGRTLNDSFVILDEAQNTTPEQMKMFLTRIGFGSKAVITGDLTQVDLPNGKQSGLRLVQGILKGIEGISFIHLQNEDVVRHEIVQKIVAAYDQYEASQKK from the coding sequence ATGCAGCTGGAATGTCCTGACCCCGCGCTGTTGATGAGAATCTGCGGACAGGGCGATGAAAACCTCGAATTTCTCGAGTCAAAGCAGAATGTCCGCGTCCTCAGGCGGGGAGAATTGATCACCGTCGCCGGGGATGAAGAAAAAGACGTACGTCAGGCCCACGCCCTTTTGTTGCAGATACGCGATGCGGCGCAAGATGGCCATCAGTTTCGCCCGCAGGATTTTCGTTATGTGCTCGAGACTCTCCGCAAGAACGGCCACGTCGACGTCGCTTCGCTCTATTCGGAACTGCTGTGCATCACTTACCGGGGCAAGCCTGTCAGGCCGCGTACCGTCCGGCAGCTTGAATATGTAAAGGCGATGGAGAGAAACACGGTGATTTTCGGCATTGGCCCGGCAGGAACGGGAAAAACGTATCTTGCGGTCTGCCAGGCCGTAAATCAGCTTAAAAACGGAAGCGTGAGCCGCGTCATCCTCGTGCGGCCGGCAGTCGAAGCCGGCGAAAGTCTGGGCTTTTTGCCCGGCGATCTTCGCGAAAAGGTGGAACCTTACCTCCGTCCGTTATACGACGCTTTTTTTGAACTTCTCTCCCCCGAAAAATTTGCCCGTTATGCTGACAAAGGGATCATTGAAATCGCCCCTCTTGCTTACATGCGGGGGCGGACTCTCAACGACAGCTTTGTCATCCTCGACGAGGCTCAAAATACAACGCCTGAACAAATGAAGATGTTTCTGACTCGCATCGGTTTTGGTTCCAAAGCGGTCATTACCGGCGATCTCACTCAGGTTGACCTCCCCAACGGCAAGCAGTCGGGACTGAGACTCGTCCAGGGTATCCTCAAGGGCATCGAAGGGATTTCTTTTATTCACCTGCAAAATGAAGACGTGGTGCGGCACGAGATTGTCCAAAAAATTGTTGCTGCCTATGATCAGTATGAGGCATCACAAAAGAAATAA
- the ybeY gene encoding rRNA maturation RNase YbeY, whose translation MRMAPRTLSRFKLKQRRRKNPEARILIASDIEQDPLLTLAKTNIATFERLAADLYDVHWPVWRAHGGVQISLQFLDETRMAEVNSEYRQTHAPTDVLSFPLFEKEGRFVPDAQLPPLLLGDIVVCPAVIRKNAVERRVSEESELALVVFHGILHLLAWDHDTPEKQERMWSVQEHFRDLFLKGLSGPVAGNAAHERK comes from the coding sequence ATGCGCATGGCTCCCCGAACATTGTCGCGGTTCAAGCTAAAACAGCGGCGGCGGAAGAATCCTGAAGCCCGCATTCTCATCGCCAGTGACATCGAACAGGATCCCTTGCTGACGTTGGCAAAAACGAATATTGCCACTTTCGAAAGGCTGGCGGCAGACTTGTATGACGTACATTGGCCGGTATGGCGCGCGCATGGGGGAGTGCAGATCTCCCTGCAGTTCCTAGATGAGACGCGGATGGCCGAAGTGAACAGTGAATACCGCCAGACCCACGCCCCAACGGATGTGTTGAGTTTTCCCCTTTTTGAAAAAGAAGGCAGATTTGTCCCCGACGCTCAGCTGCCGCCTCTCCTCCTCGGCGATATTGTGGTGTGTCCTGCGGTCATCAGAAAGAATGCCGTGGAACGTCGCGTATCGGAAGAATCGGAACTGGCGCTCGTTGTTTTTCACGGCATCTTGCACCTTCTGGCGTGGGATCATGACACGCCGGAGAAACAAGAGAGAATGTGGAGCGTGCAGGAACATTTCAGAGACCTTTTTCTGAAGGGGCTTTCCGGCCCGGTTGCCGGTAACGCGGCGCACGAGAGAAAATGA
- a CDS encoding HDIG domain-containing metalloprotein, whose translation MPKELRELLDAASLDTREQIVATVRSIHDDLQRNMNLSADEKDEFMWQRIGLVETNPSSANIIYQILVGLSEGDQKVDPDLTERIKSLAASDIEQTKHIFYAGDRIVNKGEIVTPQLARLLKLQGYPEGRFPMTSLVFAVIVACISVLWIRKTMTHVFISTTYHGDWTYSFFLLLLGWLFQIGVIYWGVNGVGVFPVIAMIYLTLPDIGALNCAVVVTLSASIITSGYDVTAFAINAISGCAGAILGISLFKRNYSRSAVWIHVFVLGIAMLGVASVLQWGLTNLMSLRQAAVMFTACLLLSFMVIVLLPLLEILFDIVSPLQLVELTQPSHPLLKRMQVEAPGTYHHSQMVGNLAEAAAEKIGLNPMLLRAGACFHDIGKLKRPQSFIENQISGINAHDEMSPALSALVILSHVKDGLELADEYRLPSQIKAFIAEHHGTTCLTYFYRKALQAGLKADESQFCYPGPRPRSKETGVLMIADSTEAAARAESANIKGILDLTRLVDNVVQSKISTGQLDEVPFTLKDLSDIKAALVSTLRSMYHTRDIKPLKSLPKEQGKETHDAHGSPNIVAVQAKTAAAEES comes from the coding sequence TTGCCCAAGGAACTCCGTGAGCTCTTGGATGCTGCGTCTCTGGACACAAGGGAGCAAATTGTCGCTACCGTCCGTTCGATCCATGACGACCTTCAGCGCAACATGAATTTGTCTGCGGACGAAAAAGATGAGTTCATGTGGCAGCGTATCGGCCTGGTGGAGACGAACCCCTCTTCCGCAAACATCATTTATCAGATTCTCGTCGGCCTGTCCGAAGGCGATCAAAAAGTCGATCCTGACCTGACGGAGCGCATAAAATCACTGGCGGCCTCCGATATCGAGCAGACCAAACACATATTTTATGCCGGCGACCGCATCGTCAACAAAGGGGAAATCGTGACGCCGCAGCTTGCGAGGCTCTTGAAACTCCAAGGGTATCCCGAGGGGCGCTTCCCGATGACATCCCTTGTTTTCGCCGTCATCGTGGCCTGCATAAGCGTTCTGTGGATCCGCAAGACCATGACGCACGTTTTCATAAGCACGACATATCATGGAGACTGGACTTATTCGTTCTTTCTCTTGTTGTTGGGTTGGCTTTTTCAGATCGGCGTGATCTATTGGGGCGTCAACGGCGTCGGCGTTTTTCCCGTGATTGCCATGATCTACCTTACGCTTCCTGACATCGGCGCGCTGAATTGCGCTGTCGTCGTGACGTTGAGCGCCTCGATCATCACTTCGGGATACGATGTCACCGCGTTTGCCATTAATGCAATTTCGGGATGCGCCGGAGCCATCTTGGGGATCTCTCTTTTCAAAAGAAATTATTCGCGCTCCGCCGTCTGGATCCATGTGTTCGTTCTCGGCATCGCGATGCTTGGGGTTGCCTCGGTGCTCCAGTGGGGGCTGACCAATCTGATGAGCCTTCGTCAGGCGGCTGTTATGTTTACGGCATGCTTGCTGTTGAGCTTTATGGTGATCGTCTTGCTGCCGCTGCTGGAGATACTCTTCGATATCGTTTCTCCTTTGCAGCTCGTAGAGCTGACGCAGCCTTCCCATCCGCTACTGAAGAGAATGCAGGTCGAGGCTCCCGGCACTTACCATCACAGCCAAATGGTGGGGAATCTGGCCGAGGCGGCGGCCGAGAAAATCGGTCTGAATCCGATGCTGCTTCGGGCGGGAGCATGTTTTCATGACATTGGAAAGCTGAAACGGCCGCAATCGTTTATCGAGAACCAAATTTCGGGAATAAACGCCCATGATGAAATGTCGCCCGCTTTGTCCGCGCTTGTGATCCTATCGCATGTCAAAGACGGGTTGGAACTTGCCGACGAATATCGTCTGCCGTCGCAGATAAAAGCGTTTATCGCGGAACATCATGGCACTACCTGCCTGACGTATTTTTATCGGAAAGCGCTCCAGGCGGGGCTGAAAGCGGACGAGAGTCAATTCTGCTATCCCGGTCCGAGGCCGCGAAGCAAGGAAACCGGAGTTCTGATGATCGCCGATTCGACGGAAGCCGCGGCTCGGGCGGAGAGCGCCAATATCAAGGGTATTCTCGATCTCACTCGTCTTGTCGACAACGTGGTGCAGTCCAAGATAAGCACCGGTCAGCTGGACGAAGTCCCCTTTACTCTGAAAGACCTCTCGGATATCAAAGCGGCGCTGGTCAGTACGTTGCGCTCAATGTATCATACGCGCGACATCAAACCGCTGAAATCGTTGCCCAAAGAGCAAGGAAAGGAGACTCACGATGCGCATGGCTCCCCGAACATTGTCGCGGTTCAAGCTAAAACAGCGGCGGCGGAAGAATCCTGA